A window of the Bradyrhizobium diazoefficiens genome harbors these coding sequences:
- a CDS encoding adenine deaminase C-terminal domain-containing protein: MSKLTRFAVAPLDAMTRRLADVASARVAPDLVISGARVLSTYSERIHPGREVWITGGRIAAVKPAGTAKKAWNDVPVYDAAGGIIAPGLVDPHIHIESSMVTACAYAEAALLNGTTTIFCDSHEIGNVMDVAGVEAMLEDAREAPLSIFLTVPSTVPATSAELETAGGDLTPDKIAGLFDRWPEAVGLGEKMDFVPVTMGDERSHAILAAALKRGRPVSGHVYGREFVAAYAASGVTDTHEAIDRDIADDLLDAGVWVFLRGGPPTTPWHSLPQAIRTITELGASHKRTAVCTDDRDADDLLLFGLDWVVREAVKAGMSPEQAWSMGSLHGATRFGMEGDIGGLGGGRRADLVLMDDQLKPQSTWYGGELVVENRKITPRLDQALSLRYQYPDAAYVTVKLPEKLKLTPELPAKACTVNAIKTALPGITLIHEKVAIEPAKDWPSLFARYGLCFVTVVERHGKSAGNVAYGLLKDFGLKRGAVASSVGHDSHNIIVAGTNEDDMQVAIAAIKTQQGGVCVVADGKVRAFVPLPIAGLLSDKRVTEVAEEVKVLKQEWAEAGCTIPYMGFNLIPLSVIPEIRITDKGLVLVPQMELAPLFE; this comes from the coding sequence ATGTCCAAACTCACCCGTTTTGCCGTCGCGCCGCTGGATGCGATGACGCGCCGGCTCGCCGATGTCGCCTCCGCGCGCGTCGCGCCCGACCTCGTCATATCGGGTGCGCGGGTGCTCTCGACCTATTCGGAGCGAATCCACCCGGGGCGGGAGGTCTGGATCACTGGCGGCCGCATTGCAGCGGTGAAGCCGGCCGGCACGGCGAAGAAGGCATGGAACGATGTGCCGGTATATGACGCCGCCGGCGGCATCATCGCGCCGGGGCTGGTTGATCCGCACATCCACATCGAATCCTCGATGGTGACGGCATGCGCCTACGCCGAGGCTGCGCTGCTGAACGGCACCACCACGATCTTCTGCGACAGCCACGAGATCGGCAACGTCATGGATGTCGCCGGCGTCGAGGCGATGCTGGAGGACGCGCGCGAGGCGCCGCTGTCGATCTTTCTGACGGTTCCGAGCACTGTGCCGGCGACTTCGGCCGAGCTTGAGACTGCCGGCGGCGATCTCACGCCCGACAAGATCGCCGGCCTGTTCGACCGCTGGCCCGAAGCCGTCGGGCTCGGCGAGAAGATGGACTTTGTGCCTGTCACGATGGGCGACGAGCGCAGCCATGCCATTCTCGCTGCGGCCTTGAAACGCGGGCGCCCGGTGTCCGGGCATGTCTATGGCCGCGAATTCGTCGCAGCCTATGCGGCGAGCGGCGTCACCGACACCCATGAGGCGATCGACCGCGACATCGCCGACGATCTGCTGGACGCCGGCGTCTGGGTGTTCTTGCGGGGCGGCCCACCGACCACGCCGTGGCATTCGCTGCCGCAGGCGATCCGGACGATCACCGAGCTTGGCGCTTCGCACAAACGCACGGCGGTGTGCACGGACGATCGCGATGCCGATGATTTGCTGCTGTTCGGCCTCGACTGGGTGGTGCGCGAAGCGGTCAAGGCGGGGATGTCGCCGGAGCAGGCCTGGTCGATGGGTTCGTTGCACGGTGCCACGCGGTTCGGCATGGAAGGCGATATCGGTGGCCTCGGCGGCGGCCGCCGCGCTGATCTCGTGCTGATGGACGATCAGCTCAAGCCGCAATCGACCTGGTATGGCGGCGAGTTGGTCGTCGAGAACCGCAAGATCACGCCGAGGCTCGATCAGGCGCTGTCGCTGCGCTATCAATATCCTGACGCGGCCTATGTCACGGTAAAACTGCCGGAGAAGCTCAAGCTGACGCCGGAGCTTCCGGCAAAGGCCTGTACCGTCAACGCGATCAAGACAGCGCTGCCCGGCATCACGCTGATCCACGAGAAGGTCGCGATCGAGCCGGCCAAGGACTGGCCATCGCTGTTTGCGCGTTACGGTCTGTGCTTCGTCACCGTCGTTGAGCGCCACGGCAAATCGGCCGGCAACGTCGCTTATGGCCTTTTGAAGGATTTTGGCCTGAAGCGCGGCGCGGTCGCCTCCAGCGTCGGCCACGACAGCCACAACATCATCGTCGCGGGCACTAACGAGGACGACATGCAGGTGGCGATTGCGGCCATCAAGACGCAGCAAGGCGGCGTCTGCGTCGTCGCCGACGGCAAGGTGAGGGCGTTCGTCCCGCTGCCGATCGCAGGGCTCTTGTCGGACAAGCGCGTCACCGAAGTGGCCGAAGAGGTCAAGGTGCTGAAGCAGGAGTGGGCCGAGGCCGGCTGCACCATCCCCTACATGGGCTTCAATCTGATTCCGCTATCGGTCATTCCGGAAATTCGCATCACCGACAAGGGGCTGGTGTTGGTGCCACAAATGGAGCTCGCGCCGTTGTTCGAGTGA
- a CDS encoding NYN domain-containing protein, producing MPSELRSPRLAVLIDADNASAKIADGLFEEIAKIGEASVRRIYGDFSNARSRAWADILSKHAIIPQQQFAYTTGKNASDITLVIDAMDLLHSGRFDGFCLVSSDSDFTRLAARIREQGVDVFGFGEHKTPESFRQACRRFVYTENLLAAPANTQDAALRSTSLQPHDAATPIIKKVITQMESEDGWVTLGEVGRQLANLASDFDPRTFGFRKLSDLVRKTNSFEIDEPKGRSMRIRVKPAAAPPPKTRNRRRPARSGAAGGSTPKA from the coding sequence ATGCCGTCTGAGCTCCGTTCGCCCCGTCTCGCCGTTCTGATCGATGCCGACAATGCCTCCGCGAAGATCGCCGATGGTCTGTTCGAGGAGATTGCCAAGATCGGCGAAGCCAGTGTTCGCCGCATCTACGGGGATTTCTCCAATGCGCGATCCAGGGCCTGGGCCGATATCCTGTCGAAACACGCCATCATCCCGCAGCAGCAATTCGCCTATACGACGGGAAAGAATGCGTCGGACATAACGCTCGTCATCGACGCAATGGATCTGCTTCACAGCGGCCGGTTCGATGGCTTCTGCCTGGTGTCGTCCGATAGCGACTTCACCAGGCTCGCCGCCCGCATCCGGGAACAGGGCGTCGATGTTTTTGGCTTCGGCGAACACAAGACACCGGAAAGCTTCCGTCAGGCCTGCCGACGGTTCGTTTACACGGAGAACCTGCTTGCAGCCCCGGCGAACACCCAGGACGCCGCGTTACGATCAACATCGCTTCAGCCGCACGATGCCGCGACCCCCATCATCAAGAAGGTCATCACCCAGATGGAGAGCGAGGACGGCTGGGTCACGCTCGGAGAAGTCGGCCGGCAGCTCGCCAATCTGGCTTCCGATTTCGATCCGAGGACCTTTGGCTTCCGCAAGCTGAGTGACCTCGTGCGAAAGACGAATTCGTTCGAGATCGATGAGCCGAAGGGCCGCTCGATGCGGATTCGGGTCAAGCCCGCTGCCGCACCGCCGCCGAAAACGCGGAACCGGCGCAGGCCTGCCAGGTCGGGGGCCGCAGGCGGTTCGACGCCTAAGGCGTAA
- a CDS encoding IclR family transcriptional regulator, producing MGKNVIRRKSLEARSASEADRDGGVQSVDRALSIIETLAEDDKGYRLSDLAVRTGLSASTVHRLLATLESRRFVQFDRAESKWHVGVRSFTVGASFARRRNFTAQAIPYLRKLRDLTRETANLAVVDDEFIIVLTRMESREIMRSLTKVGGRVAMVTSGVGKAVLATYSDEDVGAVIRHHGMPRLTEKSIVRPSDLFKELATIRKQGFAVDDEEAEAGLRCVAAVVYNALAEPLAAISVSGLTSRVTDARLPEIGRVVREVAAELTAALGGVNPG from the coding sequence ATGGGCAAGAACGTGATCAGGCGTAAATCGCTCGAAGCACGATCGGCATCGGAGGCCGATCGTGACGGCGGCGTGCAGTCGGTCGACCGCGCGCTGTCGATCATCGAGACGCTGGCCGAGGACGACAAGGGCTATCGCCTCAGCGATCTCGCCGTCCGCACCGGCCTGTCGGCCTCGACCGTGCACCGCCTGCTGGCGACGCTGGAAAGCCGCCGCTTCGTGCAGTTCGACCGCGCCGAATCCAAATGGCATGTTGGCGTGCGCAGTTTTACGGTGGGCGCCAGCTTTGCGCGGCGGCGCAATTTCACGGCGCAGGCGATTCCTTATTTGCGCAAGCTGCGCGATCTCACGCGCGAGACCGCCAATCTTGCGGTCGTCGACGACGAATTCATCATCGTGCTGACCCGCATGGAGAGCCGCGAGATCATGCGCTCGCTGACCAAGGTCGGCGGCCGCGTCGCCATGGTAACCTCAGGCGTCGGCAAGGCCGTGCTTGCGACCTATTCCGACGAGGATGTCGGCGCCGTCATCCGCCATCACGGCATGCCTAGGCTGACGGAAAAATCCATCGTGCGGCCGAGCGACCTGTTCAAGGAACTCGCGACGATCCGAAAGCAGGGTTTTGCGGTGGACGACGAAGAGGCCGAGGCGGGCCTGCGCTGCGTCGCTGCCGTCGTCTATAACGCGCTTGCCGAGCCGCTGGCCGCGATCTCCGTCTCGGGCCTGACCAGCCGCGTCACCGATGCCCGCTTGCCGGAGATCGGCCGCGTGGTACGCGAGGTCGCTGCGGAGTTGACAGCTGCGCTTGGGGGCGTGAACCCGGGCTGA
- a CDS encoding acetate--CoA ligase family protein: protein MSNSKDVVRKVLDQVKADNRTSLTAPEGKVVCDAYGIPVPKEGVAKSAGEAGKMASAMGFPVVMKIVSPDILHKTEAGGVIVGVKTAQDAEKAYETILGNAKKYKADAKIEGIQVQQMLAGGTEVIVGSITDGSFGKLVAFGLGGVLVEVLKDITFRLAPATREDALSMLDGIQAHEILKGVRGGEPVNRTALADVIVKVSQLVTDFPEMVELDLNPVFATAKDAIAADVRVVVDFAYKPKPKPRPTDEIVAAMSRIMQPKAVAVVGASAEDGKIGNSVMKNLINGGYKGEIYPIHPKAPEILGYKAYKSVKDVPGVIDTAVFAIPAKFVAAALTECGEKKIPGAVLIPSGFAEAGAPELQAEIVEVGKKYDIRLMGPNIYGFYYTPANLCATFCTAYDVKGHAALSSQSGGIGMAIIGFSRSAKMGVSAIVGLGNKSDIDEDDLLAFFEQDPNTNLIAQHCEDLKDGRAFAEAAKRVSKKKPVIVLKAGRTSAGAKAASSHTGALAGNDKIYEDVLAQSGVIRARSLRQLLEFARGVPVLPTPKGENVLIITGAGGSGVLLSDSCVDNGLSLMSMPPDLDAAFRKFIPPFGAAGNPVDITGGEPPITYVNTVKLGLTDERIHSLILGYWHTIVTPPMVFARNMVEVKKEMEAKGFVKPIVASLAGDVEVEEAAEYLYQNGIPAYAYSTELPVEVLGAKYKWARGAGLL from the coding sequence ATGTCCAATTCCAAAGACGTCGTCCGCAAGGTCCTTGACCAGGTCAAGGCCGACAACCGCACCAGCCTGACCGCCCCGGAAGGCAAGGTGGTCTGCGACGCCTACGGCATTCCGGTGCCGAAAGAGGGCGTGGCGAAGTCGGCCGGCGAGGCCGGCAAGATGGCGTCCGCGATGGGCTTTCCGGTGGTGATGAAAATCGTCTCGCCGGACATTCTCCACAAGACCGAGGCCGGCGGCGTCATCGTCGGCGTCAAGACGGCACAGGATGCCGAGAAGGCCTACGAGACCATTCTCGGCAACGCCAAGAAGTACAAGGCCGATGCCAAGATCGAGGGCATCCAGGTGCAGCAGATGCTGGCCGGCGGCACCGAAGTCATCGTCGGCTCGATCACCGACGGCTCGTTTGGCAAGCTGGTCGCTTTCGGCCTCGGCGGCGTGCTTGTCGAAGTGCTGAAGGACATCACCTTCCGCCTCGCGCCCGCGACCAGGGAAGACGCGCTCTCGATGCTCGACGGCATCCAGGCGCACGAGATTCTGAAGGGCGTTCGCGGCGGCGAGCCGGTGAACCGCACGGCGCTCGCCGACGTCATCGTCAAGGTCTCGCAGCTCGTCACTGATTTCCCTGAGATGGTCGAGCTCGACCTCAATCCTGTCTTCGCCACCGCAAAGGACGCCATTGCAGCCGACGTGCGCGTCGTCGTCGACTTCGCCTACAAGCCCAAGCCGAAGCCGCGCCCGACCGACGAGATCGTCGCGGCAATGAGCCGCATCATGCAGCCGAAGGCGGTCGCCGTGGTCGGCGCCTCCGCGGAGGATGGCAAGATCGGCAACTCCGTGATGAAGAACCTCATCAATGGCGGCTACAAAGGCGAGATCTACCCGATCCATCCCAAGGCCCCCGAGATCCTCGGCTACAAGGCGTACAAGAGCGTCAAGGACGTGCCGGGCGTCATCGACACCGCGGTGTTTGCGATCCCCGCGAAGTTTGTGGCCGCGGCACTCACCGAATGCGGCGAGAAGAAGATCCCGGGCGCGGTGCTGATCCCGTCTGGCTTCGCCGAAGCCGGCGCGCCGGAGCTGCAGGCCGAGATCGTCGAAGTCGGCAAGAAGTATGACATCCGCCTGATGGGGCCGAACATCTACGGCTTCTATTATACGCCCGCCAATCTCTGCGCGACCTTCTGCACCGCCTATGACGTCAAGGGCCACGCGGCTCTGTCGTCGCAGTCGGGCGGTATCGGCATGGCCATCATCGGTTTTTCGCGCTCGGCGAAAATGGGTGTGTCGGCGATCGTCGGCCTCGGCAACAAGTCCGACATCGACGAAGACGATCTGCTTGCCTTCTTCGAGCAGGATCCGAACACGAACCTGATCGCGCAGCACTGCGAAGACCTCAAGGACGGTCGCGCTTTTGCCGAAGCCGCCAAGCGCGTCTCCAAGAAGAAGCCGGTGATCGTGCTCAAGGCCGGCCGCACCTCGGCCGGCGCGAAGGCGGCTTCGTCGCACACCGGCGCGCTCGCTGGTAACGACAAGATCTACGAGGACGTGCTGGCGCAGTCCGGCGTGATCCGCGCCCGCAGCTTGCGTCAGCTGCTGGAATTCGCCCGCGGCGTGCCGGTGCTGCCGACGCCGAAGGGTGAGAACGTGCTGATCATCACCGGTGCGGGTGGCTCGGGCGTGCTGCTGTCGGACTCCTGCGTCGACAACGGCCTGTCGCTGATGTCGATGCCGCCGGATCTGGATGCGGCCTTCCGCAAGTTCATCCCGCCGTTCGGCGCGGCCGGAAATCCTGTGGATATCACTGGCGGCGAGCCGCCGATCACCTACGTCAACACGGTGAAGCTCGGTTTGACGGACGAGCGCATCCACTCGCTGATCCTCGGCTACTGGCACACCATCGTCACGCCGCCGATGGTGTTCGCCCGCAACATGGTCGAGGTGAAGAAGGAGATGGAGGCCAAGGGCTTCGTGAAGCCGATCGTGGCCTCGCTCGCCGGCGACGTCGAGGTCGAGGAAGCCGCCGAATATCTCTACCAGAACGGCATCCCGGCCTATGCCTATTCGACCGAGCTGCCGGTCGAGGTGCTCGGCGCCAAGTACAAGTGGGCGCGCGGCGCGGGCCTGCTCTGA
- a CDS encoding GntR family transcriptional regulator yields the protein MAEADIAIVRIAPESSFKNKAYDALKEAILKMDIYSTPEPVMLDERALSERLGVSRTPIREAIAMLEQDGFVKTVPRRGIMVVRRTKSEIVDMIRAWAALESMAARLITTTARKKDISALRDFFKDFGKDRLPEDHVEEYSRANIAFHQALISLSESPVLVDLTNDLLLHVRGYRQLTIGRKDRTATSLPEHLGMIEALEARDTELAEKRARDHTLGLAAYVEAHGQELFT from the coding sequence ATGGCCGAGGCAGACATCGCAATCGTTCGTATTGCCCCGGAGAGCAGCTTCAAGAACAAGGCGTATGACGCCTTGAAGGAAGCCATCCTCAAGATGGACATCTACTCGACGCCCGAGCCGGTGATGCTCGACGAGCGCGCGTTGTCGGAACGCCTGGGTGTCAGCCGCACGCCGATCCGCGAAGCGATCGCGATGCTCGAGCAGGACGGTTTCGTGAAGACCGTGCCGCGCCGTGGCATCATGGTGGTGCGCCGGACCAAGAGCGAGATCGTCGACATGATCCGCGCCTGGGCGGCGCTGGAGAGCATGGCGGCGCGCCTCATCACCACCACCGCGCGCAAGAAAGACATCTCGGCGCTGCGCGACTTCTTCAAGGATTTCGGCAAGGACCGCCTGCCCGAGGATCACGTCGAAGAATACTCGCGCGCCAACATCGCCTTCCACCAGGCGCTGATCTCGTTGTCGGAATCGCCGGTGCTGGTCGATCTCACCAACGATCTTCTGTTGCACGTGCGCGGCTATCGCCAGCTGACGATCGGACGCAAGGACCGCACCGCGACGTCGCTGCCCGAGCATCTCGGCATGATCGAAGCGCTCGAGGCACGCGACACCGAGCTCGCCGAGAAGCGCGCCCGCGACCACACCCTTGGCCTTGCCGCTTACGTCGAAGCGCACGGCCAGGAACTCTTCACCTAG
- the oxc gene encoding oxalyl-CoA decarboxylase, whose protein sequence is MLNTATKSEAPGTEQELTDGFHLVIDALKLNGINTIYNVPGIPITDLGRMAQAEGIRVISFRHEQNAGYAAGIAGYLTKKPGVCLTVSAPGFLNGLTALAHATTNCYPMILVSGSSEREIVDLQQGDYEEMDQLAIAKPLCKAAYRVLHAQDIGIGFARAIRAAVSGRPGGVYLDLPAKLFGQVMNAEAGQKSLVKVIDAAPAQIPSPASVKRALDVLKAAKRPLIILGKGAAYAQADEEIKNFVEKSGVPFLPMSMAKGLLPDTHPQCAGAARSTVLKDSDVVMLIGARLNWLLSHGKGKSWGESPKKFIQVDIEPREMDSNVEIVAPVVGDIGSVVSAFNQAMGAGWTAPPAEWTKAIVSKRDENVAKMAPKLMNNKSPMDYHGALGVLKNVIKDHPEAILVNEGANTLDLARGVIDMYRPRKRLDVGTWGVMGIGMGQAIAAALETGHPVLAVEGDSAFGFSGMEVETICRYNLPICVVIFNNDGIYRGTDVNSVNADPATTVFVKGARYDKMMEAFGGVGVNATSPDELKRAVNEAMASRKPTLINAVIDPAAGSESGRIGNLNPQSVLQKKK, encoded by the coding sequence ATGCTGAACACCGCGACCAAGTCCGAAGCACCGGGCACCGAGCAGGAACTGACGGATGGCTTCCATCTCGTCATCGACGCGCTCAAGCTGAACGGCATCAACACCATCTATAATGTGCCGGGCATCCCGATCACGGATTTGGGCCGCATGGCGCAGGCCGAAGGCATTCGCGTGATCTCCTTCCGCCACGAGCAGAACGCCGGTTACGCCGCAGGCATCGCCGGCTATCTGACCAAGAAGCCCGGCGTCTGCCTCACGGTGTCCGCGCCCGGCTTCCTCAACGGCCTCACTGCGCTCGCGCACGCCACCACCAACTGCTACCCGATGATCCTGGTCTCGGGCTCCTCCGAGCGCGAGATCGTCGATCTCCAGCAGGGCGACTACGAAGAGATGGACCAGCTTGCGATCGCCAAGCCGCTGTGCAAGGCGGCCTATCGCGTGCTGCACGCCCAGGACATCGGCATCGGCTTCGCCCGCGCCATCCGCGCCGCAGTCTCGGGCCGTCCGGGCGGCGTCTATCTCGACCTGCCGGCAAAGCTGTTCGGCCAGGTGATGAACGCCGAGGCCGGCCAGAAGTCGCTGGTCAAGGTGATCGACGCAGCTCCGGCGCAGATCCCCTCGCCCGCTTCGGTCAAGCGCGCGCTCGACGTGCTCAAGGCCGCAAAGCGTCCGCTCATCATCCTCGGCAAGGGCGCGGCCTATGCACAGGCCGATGAAGAGATCAAAAACTTCGTCGAAAAGAGCGGCGTGCCGTTCCTGCCGATGAGCATGGCCAAGGGCCTGCTCCCCGACACGCATCCGCAGTGCGCCGGTGCGGCGCGTTCGACGGTGCTGAAGGATTCCGACGTCGTCATGCTGATCGGCGCGCGGCTGAACTGGCTGCTCTCGCACGGCAAGGGCAAGAGCTGGGGCGAATCCCCGAAGAAGTTCATCCAGGTCGACATCGAGCCAAGGGAAATGGACTCCAACGTCGAGATCGTCGCGCCCGTCGTCGGCGACATCGGCTCGGTCGTCTCCGCCTTCAATCAGGCGATGGGAGCGGGCTGGACTGCTCCGCCGGCGGAATGGACCAAGGCCATCGTGTCCAAGCGCGATGAGAACGTCGCCAAGATGGCGCCGAAGCTCATGAACAACAAGTCGCCGATGGATTATCACGGCGCGCTTGGCGTGCTGAAGAACGTCATCAAGGATCACCCCGAGGCGATCCTCGTCAATGAAGGCGCCAACACCCTCGACCTCGCCCGCGGCGTCATCGACATGTACCGCCCACGCAAGCGTCTCGACGTCGGCACCTGGGGCGTGATGGGCATCGGCATGGGCCAGGCGATTGCGGCTGCGCTCGAGACCGGTCACCCCGTGCTCGCGGTGGAAGGCGACAGCGCGTTCGGCTTCTCCGGCATGGAGGTCGAGACCATCTGCCGCTACAACCTTCCGATCTGCGTCGTCATCTTCAACAATGACGGCATCTATCGCGGCACCGACGTCAACAGCGTCAACGCCGACCCGGCGACGACGGTGTTCGTCAAGGGCGCGCGCTACGACAAGATGATGGAAGCCTTCGGCGGCGTCGGCGTGAACGCCACCTCGCCCGACGAGCTCAAGCGCGCCGTCAACGAGGCGATGGCTTCACGCAAGCCGACGCTCATCAACGCGGTGATCGATCCGGCCGCGGGCTCGGAGAGCGGCCGCATCGGCAACCTCAATCCGCAGAGCGTTCTGCAGAAGAAAAAGTAA
- the frc gene encoding formyl-CoA transferase yields the protein MTKALEGVRILDFTHVQSGPTCTQLLAWFGADVIKVERPGVGDITRGQLQDIPNVDSLYFTMLNHNKRSITLDTKNPKGKEVLTELIKKCDVLVENFGPGVLDRMGFPWEKIQAINPKMIVASIKGFGPGPYEDCKVYENVAQCTGGAASTTGFRDGLPLVTGAQIGDSGTGLHLALGIVTALYHRTHSGKGQRVTAAMQDGVLNLARVKLRDQQRLAHGPLKEYSQFGEGIPFGDAVPRAGNDSGGGQPGRILKCKGFETDPNAYIYFITQAPVWEKICDVIGEPTWKTDPNYAKPAARLPRLNEIFARIERWTMTKTKFEAMEILNKDDIPCGPILSMKEIAEDQSLRATGTVVEVDHPTRGKYISVGNPIKLSDSPSDVERSPLLGEHTDEILRSVLGFSDHQVAEIHKSGALDPPQKQAAE from the coding sequence ATGACCAAGGCGCTCGAGGGCGTTCGCATTCTCGATTTCACCCACGTCCAGTCCGGACCGACCTGCACGCAGCTGCTCGCATGGTTCGGCGCCGACGTGATCAAGGTGGAACGCCCGGGCGTGGGTGACATCACCCGCGGCCAGCTGCAGGACATCCCGAACGTGGACAGCCTGTATTTCACCATGCTGAACCACAACAAGCGCTCGATCACGCTCGACACCAAGAACCCCAAGGGCAAGGAAGTCCTCACCGAGTTGATCAAGAAGTGCGACGTGCTGGTCGAGAACTTCGGCCCCGGCGTGCTCGACCGCATGGGCTTTCCCTGGGAGAAGATCCAGGCGATCAACCCGAAGATGATCGTCGCCTCGATCAAGGGTTTTGGTCCCGGACCGTATGAAGACTGCAAGGTTTATGAGAACGTCGCGCAGTGCACCGGCGGCGCCGCTTCCACCACCGGCTTCCGTGATGGACTTCCGCTCGTCACCGGCGCGCAGATCGGCGACAGCGGCACCGGCCTGCATCTCGCGCTCGGCATCGTCACCGCGCTCTATCACCGCACCCATTCGGGCAAGGGCCAGCGCGTCACCGCTGCGATGCAGGACGGCGTGCTCAACCTTGCGCGCGTCAAGCTGCGCGACCAGCAGCGCCTCGCCCACGGCCCCTTGAAGGAATACAGCCAGTTCGGCGAAGGCATTCCGTTCGGCGATGCGGTGCCGCGTGCCGGCAACGATTCCGGCGGTGGCCAGCCCGGCCGCATCCTGAAGTGCAAGGGTTTTGAGACCGATCCCAACGCCTACATCTACTTCATCACCCAGGCCCCGGTCTGGGAGAAGATCTGCGACGTGATCGGCGAGCCCACCTGGAAGACCGATCCGAACTACGCCAAACCGGCGGCCCGCCTGCCGCGGCTGAACGAGATCTTCGCCCGCATCGAGCGGTGGACGATGACGAAGACCAAGTTCGAGGCGATGGAAATCCTCAACAAGGACGACATCCCCTGCGGCCCGATCCTGTCGATGAAGGAGATCGCGGAAGACCAGTCGCTGCGCGCCACCGGCACGGTGGTCGAGGTCGATCACCCCACCCGCGGCAAGTACATTTCAGTCGGCAACCCGATCAAGCTGTCGGACTCCCCGAGCGACGTGGAGCGCTCCCCGCTGCTCGGCGAGCACACCGACGAGATCCTGCGCTCGGTGCTCGGCTTCAGCGATCACCAGGTCGCCGAGATCCACAAGTCCGGCGCGCTCGACCCGCCGCAGAAGCAGGCCGCTGAATAA
- a CDS encoding transcriptional regulator translates to MSAKKSAEPTPEGIARLGRQRLAAEEGARAMADAEKQSIDIRKNMVRLRELREAKEAADATLRAALPAPAPKKRARKLPQ, encoded by the coding sequence ATGAGCGCCAAGAAATCGGCAGAACCGACACCCGAAGGCATCGCGCGTTTGGGCCGTCAGCGCCTCGCCGCTGAAGAAGGCGCGCGGGCGATGGCGGATGCCGAAAAGCAGTCCATCGACATTCGCAAGAACATGGTGAGACTTCGCGAGCTGCGCGAGGCCAAGGAAGCGGCTGACGCCACGCTTCGCGCGGCGCTGCCGGCCCCCGCGCCGAAGAAGCGCGCGAGGAAGCTGCCGCAATAG
- a CDS encoding cold-shock protein, which yields MATGTVKWFNGQKGFGFIQPDDGGNDVFVHISAVERAGLAGLAEGQKVNFEAKTDKMRGKVSAENLSLA from the coding sequence ATGGCAACAGGTACAGTAAAGTGGTTTAATGGCCAGAAAGGCTTTGGATTCATTCAGCCCGACGACGGCGGCAACGATGTGTTCGTTCACATCAGCGCGGTCGAGCGGGCAGGTCTTGCAGGTCTCGCCGAGGGCCAGAAGGTGAACTTCGAGGCCAAGACCGACAAGATGCGGGGCAAGGTCAGCGCTGAGAATCTCTCGCTGGCTTGA